Proteins from one Mycolicibacter virginiensis genomic window:
- a CDS encoding L,D-transpeptidase translates to MWTSVRSAMVVIGVAVTTLVTPPGTSSAAASQPPGAGIASIQPTSGAVVGVAHPVVVTFSAPVIDRRAAERTIAVRSNPPMTGKFDWVDDSEVQWVPDHYWPAHSAVALSVGKLSVDFSTGAKVVGVASISAHTFTVTVDGDSDEAGPLPTPHHRPHWGEDGVMPATMGKTEYETPTGNYTVLGKDRKVVMDSSSVGIPIDSAEGYRFEVEQAVRITRRGLYVHSAPWALHSLGLENVSHGCVGLSPTDAEWYFDRVNIGDPVIIKE, encoded by the coding sequence ATGTGGACATCGGTGCGCTCAGCAATGGTGGTGATCGGGGTCGCGGTCACAACGCTCGTGACGCCGCCCGGAACGAGTTCGGCCGCGGCCAGCCAGCCGCCCGGCGCGGGGATCGCATCGATCCAGCCGACGTCGGGGGCGGTCGTCGGCGTGGCGCACCCGGTCGTGGTGACCTTCTCCGCGCCGGTGATCGACCGCCGGGCCGCCGAGCGCACCATAGCGGTGCGGTCCAACCCACCGATGACCGGAAAATTTGACTGGGTCGACGACAGCGAGGTGCAGTGGGTTCCCGACCACTACTGGCCCGCGCACAGCGCCGTGGCCCTATCGGTGGGCAAGCTCTCTGTCGACTTCAGCACGGGCGCAAAGGTTGTCGGCGTCGCCAGCATCTCGGCGCACACCTTCACCGTGACCGTCGACGGCGACAGCGACGAGGCCGGCCCGCTGCCCACGCCGCACCACCGGCCGCACTGGGGCGAAGACGGCGTCATGCCCGCCACCATGGGCAAGACCGAATACGAGACGCCGACGGGCAACTACACCGTGCTGGGCAAGGACCGCAAGGTCGTGATGGACTCCAGCAGCGTGGGCATCCCGATCGACTCCGCCGAGGGCTACCGCTTCGAGGTCGAGCAGGCGGTACGCATCACCCGCCGCGGGCTCTACGTCCACTCCGCACCCTGGGCGCTGCACTCCCTGGGGCTGGAGAACGTCAGCCACGGCTGTGTCGGCCTGAGCCCCACCGATGCTGAGTGGTACTTCGACCGGGTCAACATCGGCGACCCGGTGATCATCAAGGAATGA
- a CDS encoding YbdD/YjiX family protein: MGRPLLGLARAARHIGWYWASLLGDNHYRRYLEYRRRAHPGEPVLSERDYWRLRHDGDPGARCC; encoded by the coding sequence ATGGGACGCCCGCTGCTCGGTTTAGCACGAGCCGCTCGCCACATCGGCTGGTACTGGGCATCGCTGTTGGGCGACAACCACTACCGCCGCTACCTGGAGTACCGCCGCCGCGCTCATCCTGGCGAACCGGTGCTCTCCGAGCGCGACTACTGGCGACTCCGTCACGACGGCGACCCCGGAGCGCGGTGCTGCTGA
- a CDS encoding carbon starvation CstA family protein, whose amino-acid sequence MAAPTAPEVVERHDGPVTYVHTDPELPAVAVIDRSPISARHKMVFGALAVAGAVAWASIAFARGEAVNAVWFVIAAVCTYIIGFRFYARFIERKIVQPRDDHATPAEIFEDGTDYLPTDRRVLFGHHFAAIAGAGPLVGPVLATQMGYLPGTIWIIIGAVVAGCVQDYLVLWCSVRRRGRSLGQMAREELGVVGGAAAIIGVLVIMVILIAVLALIVVRALAVSPWGVFSIAMTIPIALFMGFYLRFLRPGRVSEVSLIGIVALLGAVAAGKWVAETSWGVAWFTLSPVTLSWCIIGYGFAASVLPVWLLLAPRDYLSTFMKVGTIILLAVGILVARPLMAAPAVSEFARTGEGPVFAGSLFPFLFITIACGALSGFHSLIASGTTPKLLEKESQMRLIGYGGMLTESFVAVMALITASILDQHLFFTLNAPVAATGGTASSAAAYVNGLGLGGSPVTAEQITEAATAVGEQSIVSRTGGAPTLALGMADVLGRVFGGPGLKAFWYHFAIMFEALFILTTVDAGTRVARFMLSDALSNLGGPLRRLSNPSWRIGAWVCSLAVVAGWGSILLMGVTDPLGGINTLFPLFGIANQLLAAIALTVVTVIVIKKGRGNYGLKWALIPGIPLLWDLTVTMTASWQKIFSGDPRVGYWTQHFAYRAAERAGETSFGSAANASQLHDVVRNTFIQGTLSIVFASLVAVVVVAGIVVSLRAIRGTVSTIEPPPVPSKRFAPAGLIPSAAERKVQEQWDARCSV is encoded by the coding sequence GTGGCCGCACCGACGGCGCCAGAGGTAGTCGAGCGACACGACGGGCCGGTGACTTATGTGCACACCGACCCCGAGCTGCCCGCGGTGGCGGTGATCGACCGCTCCCCCATCTCCGCACGGCACAAGATGGTGTTCGGTGCGCTCGCGGTCGCGGGGGCGGTGGCGTGGGCATCGATCGCGTTCGCCCGCGGCGAGGCGGTGAACGCGGTGTGGTTCGTCATCGCCGCGGTGTGCACCTACATCATCGGATTCCGTTTCTACGCACGGTTTATCGAGCGCAAGATCGTGCAACCGCGTGACGACCACGCCACACCGGCGGAGATCTTCGAGGACGGCACCGACTATCTGCCGACCGATCGCAGGGTGCTCTTCGGCCACCATTTCGCGGCAATCGCCGGCGCGGGTCCGCTGGTCGGCCCGGTGCTGGCCACTCAGATGGGCTACCTGCCGGGGACCATCTGGATCATCATCGGCGCGGTGGTGGCCGGCTGTGTGCAGGACTACCTGGTGCTGTGGTGCTCGGTGCGCCGGCGGGGTCGCTCCTTGGGACAGATGGCCCGCGAGGAGCTGGGCGTCGTCGGCGGTGCCGCCGCGATCATCGGCGTGCTGGTCATCATGGTGATTCTGATAGCGGTACTGGCACTGATCGTGGTGCGGGCTTTGGCGGTCAGTCCCTGGGGCGTGTTCTCCATCGCGATGACGATTCCGATCGCCCTGTTCATGGGGTTCTATCTGCGGTTCCTGCGACCAGGCCGGGTATCCGAGGTGTCCCTGATCGGAATCGTCGCGTTACTGGGTGCCGTCGCAGCAGGCAAGTGGGTCGCCGAAACCTCTTGGGGTGTCGCATGGTTCACGTTATCCCCGGTGACGTTGTCCTGGTGCATCATCGGTTACGGTTTCGCCGCCTCGGTGCTGCCGGTGTGGTTGCTGCTGGCACCGCGCGACTATCTGTCGACGTTCATGAAGGTCGGCACCATCATCCTGCTGGCGGTCGGCATCCTGGTTGCCCGGCCACTGATGGCCGCGCCGGCCGTCTCGGAGTTCGCCCGCACCGGCGAAGGACCGGTGTTCGCCGGGTCACTGTTCCCGTTCCTGTTCATCACGATCGCGTGCGGCGCGCTGTCGGGATTCCACTCGCTGATCGCCTCGGGTACCACCCCGAAACTGCTCGAAAAAGAGAGCCAGATGCGGCTGATCGGCTATGGCGGCATGCTCACCGAGTCCTTCGTGGCGGTCATGGCGTTGATCACCGCCTCGATCCTGGACCAGCACCTGTTCTTCACGCTCAATGCGCCGGTCGCCGCAACCGGCGGTACCGCTTCGAGTGCCGCCGCTTACGTCAACGGGCTCGGGCTCGGCGGATCCCCGGTGACCGCCGAGCAGATCACCGAGGCCGCCACCGCGGTCGGGGAACAGTCGATCGTGTCGCGCACCGGCGGGGCCCCCACCCTGGCGCTGGGAATGGCCGACGTGCTGGGGCGGGTGTTCGGCGGACCAGGTCTCAAGGCCTTCTGGTACCACTTCGCGATCATGTTCGAGGCGCTGTTCATCCTGACCACCGTCGACGCCGGTACCCGGGTGGCCCGATTCATGCTCTCCGACGCCCTGAGCAACCTAGGGGGGCCGCTACGCCGGCTCTCCAACCCAAGTTGGCGGATCGGGGCGTGGGTCTGCAGTCTGGCCGTGGTCGCCGGGTGGGGGTCGATCCTGTTGATGGGGGTCACCGATCCGCTCGGCGGGATCAACACCCTTTTCCCGTTGTTCGGTATCGCCAACCAGTTGCTGGCCGCGATCGCGCTGACGGTGGTGACGGTGATCGTGATCAAGAAGGGCCGGGGCAACTACGGCCTGAAATGGGCGCTGATCCCGGGCATTCCGCTGCTGTGGGATCTGACTGTCACCATGACGGCCTCGTGGCAGAAGATCTTCTCCGGCGATCCGCGGGTGGGCTACTGGACGCAGCATTTCGCCTATCGGGCCGCTGAACGGGCCGGCGAGACGTCATTCGGATCGGCGGCCAACGCATCGCAGTTGCACGATGTCGTCCGCAACACCTTCATCCAGGGCACCTTGTCGATTGTGTTCGCCTCGCTGGTGGCGGTGGTGGTCGTTGCCGGAATTGTGGTGTCGCTACGCGCGATTCGTGGAACAGTCTCGACAATCGAGCCGCCGCCGGTGCCATCGAAGCGTTTCGCGCCTGCTGGGCTGATTCCGAGCGCGGCCGAACGAAAGGTGCAGGAGCAATGGGACGCCCGCTGCTCGGTTTAG
- a CDS encoding cytochrome P450 has translation MTETQHLLPEGFDFTDPALIGERIPHEEFALLRKTEPIWWNAQPFGASGYPDEGYWVVTKHADVRAVSLQDEVFSSHENTSLIRTNTTDNQELHDASRDNIMLFLDGPKHAKLRRIVSRGFTPRVVAGMRDSLDRQAREIVTAAAEHNTGDFVTEVASQLPLATICELIGVPADERQQVFDWSNRLVGGGNGEPEAGADGLQASAELLGYAYQMAEDRKANPRDDIATALVTATIDGEELSALEFGYYVMMLMVAGNETTRNATSQGMLAFFDHPDQWRLFVDERPSTMAEEVVRWATPVISFQRTALRDVELGGVQIRKGQRVGMFYGSANYDEEVFDNPFRFDILRSPNPHLGFGAPGAHYCIGANLARMQINLIFGALADIIPDIHQLDRPSRSVLPWINGIDAMPVEFGSAGTS, from the coding sequence ATGACCGAGACACAGCACCTGCTGCCGGAGGGGTTCGACTTCACCGACCCTGCACTTATCGGCGAGCGGATCCCGCACGAGGAGTTCGCCCTCCTGCGCAAGACCGAACCGATCTGGTGGAACGCTCAGCCCTTCGGAGCGTCTGGCTACCCGGACGAGGGCTACTGGGTCGTCACCAAGCACGCCGATGTCCGGGCGGTGTCTCTGCAGGACGAGGTGTTCTCCTCGCACGAGAACACCTCGCTGATCCGGACGAACACCACGGACAATCAAGAGCTCCACGACGCCAGCCGCGACAACATCATGCTGTTTCTCGACGGACCCAAGCACGCCAAGCTGCGCCGGATCGTGTCACGGGGTTTCACGCCTCGCGTGGTTGCGGGCATGCGCGATTCGCTCGACCGCCAAGCCCGAGAGATCGTCACCGCCGCCGCCGAGCACAACACCGGCGACTTCGTCACCGAGGTGGCCTCGCAGCTGCCGTTGGCGACCATCTGCGAGTTGATCGGCGTCCCAGCAGACGAGCGCCAGCAGGTCTTCGACTGGAGCAACCGGTTGGTGGGCGGCGGCAACGGTGAACCGGAAGCCGGAGCCGACGGGCTCCAGGCCTCCGCCGAACTGTTGGGCTACGCCTATCAAATGGCCGAAGACCGCAAGGCGAACCCGCGCGATGACATCGCGACGGCTCTGGTGACCGCGACCATCGACGGCGAAGAGCTGAGCGCGCTGGAATTCGGTTACTACGTGATGATGCTGATGGTGGCCGGCAACGAGACCACCCGCAACGCCACCTCGCAAGGGATGCTGGCGTTCTTCGATCACCCCGACCAATGGCGGTTGTTCGTCGACGAACGTCCCAGCACCATGGCCGAAGAAGTGGTCCGCTGGGCGACGCCGGTCATCTCCTTCCAGCGCACGGCGTTACGCGATGTCGAGCTCGGCGGAGTGCAGATCCGTAAGGGCCAGCGGGTCGGCATGTTCTACGGCTCGGCCAACTATGACGAAGAGGTGTTCGACAACCCGTTCAGGTTCGACATCCTGCGAAGCCCCAACCCGCACTTGGGTTTCGGTGCTCCCGGAGCGCACTACTGCATCGGGGCCAACCTGGCCCGCATGCAGATCAACTTGATCTTCGGTGCGCTGGCAGACATCATTCCCGACATCCACCAGCTGGATCGCCCGTCACGGTCGGTGCTGCCCTGGATCAACGGGATCGACGCTATGCCGGTGGAATTCGGCAGCGCTGGGACGTCCTAG